From Acinetobacter sp. ASP199, the proteins below share one genomic window:
- the sdhC gene encoding succinate dehydrogenase, cytochrome b556 subunit — protein MPAVKSNRPVNLSMGQVLDVNLKSPVAIASILHRLSGVIVFLLVPVLLWILDKSLSSPEGFAQVQEIFNGFIVRFIVWVFVAGLIYHFIAGVKHLLADVGVAEELQSGRTAATIALILSAIGIVASFVWIVL, from the coding sequence ATGCCCGCTGTGAAAAGCAACAGACCTGTCAATTTGTCCATGGGTCAAGTTTTAGACGTAAACTTAAAATCCCCTGTGGCTATTGCATCAATTTTACACCGTCTATCAGGTGTTATCGTATTTTTACTTGTACCCGTTCTTCTATGGATTTTAGACAAGTCATTGTCTTCTCCAGAAGGTTTTGCTCAAGTTCAAGAAATCTTTAACGGTTTCATTGTTCGCTTCATCGTATGGGTATTTGTAGCTGGTTTAATCTATCACTTCATCGCTGGTGTTAAGCATTTACTTGCTGACGTTGGTGTAGCAGAAGAACTGCAAAGTGGTCGTACTGCAGCTACTATCGCATTAATCTTGTCTGCAATCGGTATCGTTGCGTCATTTGTATGGATCGTACTCTAA
- a CDS encoding sodium:proton antiporter yields the protein MGNFFFLQLLTVVFALSIATTLFNKRVLGFPQAIGVPIVSAIFVFILQWGASLLHGNPFFSINIANIENAVRHVDFYDFLINGVICFILTSSALKFKVSDLRSHWRPIGILASLALVFCAVLFGLVLYGYQFLIGKHVDLLVLLLLGAALGATDPIGIKGVLSSVRAPHHLMVKLEGESLFNDAMCIALFMTLLNVLQGENFTLLGVLQTLLYEIVVAVFIGVVFGWAILRILRGKHEMESLILTTALLACGSYLVAILAHASAPIACVIGGLIVGNKWKEILAGADIGDVNHFWHTVEGIINSFLFTLIGLELFILDLSTSLILGGIVAFIILHGARFAANFLSFAMFPHLRKKRYNGSLAILSWGGVRGGISLALILAVANVPQLEEYSSILVGYTFIVVLLSGVVCGLGLPAVMNAFYYNPNEEKEGWKGWYQRMCHKMNRKGFQYIIGEDAHGNEIITVYKPESLIDEKDADGVAAVHNPEKVQEVKRLESPDNF from the coding sequence ATGGGCAATTTCTTTTTTTTGCAACTTTTGACTGTTGTTTTTGCATTATCTATTGCCACGACATTATTTAATAAAAGGGTGCTGGGTTTTCCTCAAGCGATTGGTGTTCCGATTGTTTCTGCAATTTTTGTATTTATCCTGCAATGGGGTGCGAGCCTGCTGCATGGCAATCCATTTTTCAGTATCAATATTGCCAATATTGAAAATGCAGTCCGACATGTCGATTTTTATGATTTCCTGATTAACGGCGTTATCTGTTTTATTTTGACCTCATCTGCACTGAAATTTAAGGTTTCCGATTTGCGCAGTCACTGGCGTCCGATCGGAATTCTGGCCAGTCTGGCACTGGTGTTCTGCGCAGTCTTGTTTGGCCTGGTTCTCTATGGTTATCAGTTCCTGATTGGTAAGCATGTTGATCTATTAGTACTTCTATTATTGGGTGCCGCATTAGGGGCAACGGACCCAATCGGGATTAAAGGTGTTCTCAGTTCAGTTCGTGCGCCACACCACTTAATGGTCAAGCTGGAAGGCGAGTCGTTGTTTAACGATGCGATGTGTATTGCCTTGTTTATGACCCTTTTGAATGTATTGCAGGGCGAGAACTTTACCTTGTTGGGTGTACTACAAACATTGCTTTATGAAATTGTGGTAGCAGTCTTTATTGGTGTGGTATTTGGTTGGGCAATTCTACGCATTCTTCGCGGCAAACATGAAATGGAATCTCTGATTCTAACTACTGCATTGTTGGCTTGTGGTTCCTATCTGGTTGCCATACTAGCACATGCTTCTGCGCCAATTGCCTGTGTGATTGGTGGTCTGATCGTCGGCAATAAATGGAAGGAAATTCTGGCAGGTGCTGATATTGGTGATGTGAACCATTTTTGGCATACGGTGGAAGGCATTATCAACTCTTTCCTGTTTACCCTGATTGGGCTGGAACTGTTTATTCTGGATTTAAGCACCAGCCTGATTCTGGGCGGCATCGTGGCCTTTATTATTCTGCATGGGGCGCGTTTCGCAGCAAACTTCCTGTCTTTTGCCATGTTTCCACATTTGCGTAAAAAACGTTATAACGGCAGTCTTGCAATTCTCTCTTGGGGCGGTGTCCGTGGTGGGATTTCTTTAGCTTTGATTCTGGCTGTTGCCAATGTTCCGCAACTGGAAGAGTACAGCAGTATTTTGGTCGGCTATACCTTTATTGTGGTGCTGTTATCCGGTGTGGTCTGCGGTCTGGGTTTGCCAGCGGTAATGAATGCCTTTTATTACAATCCAAATGAAGAGAAAGAAGGCTGGAAAGGTTGGTATCAGCGCATGTGCCATAAGATGAACCGTAAAGGCTTCCAGTACATTATCGGTGAGGATGCCCATGGCAATGAGATTATTACGGTGTACAAGCCTGAAAGCCTGATTGATGAAAAAGATGCAGATGGTGTAGCAGCAGTGCATAATCCTGAAAAAGTGCAGGAAGTAAAACGTCTGGAAAGTCCCGATAACTTCTAA
- a CDS encoding NAD+ synthase, whose amino-acid sequence MKSFKIALAQFSPHVGNIDANTQKMIEQANLAKKDNADLIIFPELSTLGYPADDLILRPSLAKRTQQAFDQLAQVKDIVMVFGFVNQTEDGQRFNSAAVMKDGQVLGIYNKQTLPNYAVFDEKRYFNEGHQHLVFEYLGHKFGVLICEDVWSLNIVQQLAQLNVDTALVLNSSPYEVGKPQHRIETMAALVKQLNINLVYCNQVGGHDDLVFDGTSFVLNKSGEVALQAPSFQENLSIAEFDAEQLQFKTGSITPALDTMAEIYQSLVVATRDYVQRSGFPGVILGLSGGIDSALTLAIAVDAIGADKVQAVMMPYTYTAQISVEDAAEQAKTLGVTFGIAEINPIVNGFLQTLYPFFGDAPVDATEENLQARSRGTLLMALSNKFGNLVLSTGNKSELSVGYCTLYGDMVGGYAVLKDVYKTIVFELAKYRNSIADKPVIPERVITRPPSAELRPDQLDQDSLPPYEVLDAILYSYIEEDMSQDDIIAKGFDAEVVKKVIRLVDINEYKRRQGAIGPRISSRAFSRERRYPIVNGWKAGV is encoded by the coding sequence ATGAAAAGTTTTAAAATTGCCCTTGCTCAATTCTCTCCACATGTTGGCAATATCGATGCAAATACGCAAAAAATGATCGAACAGGCCAATCTGGCCAAAAAAGACAATGCTGACCTGATTATCTTTCCAGAACTTTCGACTCTTGGCTACCCTGCAGATGACTTGATTCTGCGTCCAAGTTTGGCTAAACGTACCCAACAGGCATTTGACCAACTGGCACAAGTCAAAGATATCGTCATGGTCTTTGGTTTTGTGAACCAAACTGAAGATGGCCAGCGTTTTAACTCTGCTGCGGTGATGAAAGACGGTCAGGTATTGGGGATCTATAATAAACAAACCTTACCAAATTATGCTGTGTTTGATGAGAAGCGTTATTTTAATGAAGGTCATCAACACCTGGTATTTGAATATCTCGGTCATAAATTTGGGGTACTGATCTGTGAAGATGTATGGTCTCTGAATATCGTTCAACAGTTGGCTCAGCTGAATGTTGATACTGCTTTGGTACTAAACTCTTCTCCATATGAAGTTGGCAAGCCACAGCACCGTATTGAAACCATGGCGGCTTTGGTTAAACAGCTCAATATCAACCTGGTATATTGCAACCAGGTCGGCGGTCATGATGATCTTGTATTTGACGGTACAAGCTTCGTACTGAATAAATCTGGTGAAGTTGCTTTGCAAGCACCAAGTTTCCAGGAAAATCTGTCTATAGCCGAGTTTGATGCTGAACAGCTTCAATTCAAAACAGGTAGCATTACTCCTGCGCTTGACACGATGGCAGAGATCTATCAGAGCCTGGTCGTGGCGACACGTGACTATGTCCAACGCTCTGGTTTCCCGGGTGTGATTTTAGGCCTATCTGGGGGTATTGATTCTGCATTGACACTTGCGATTGCTGTAGATGCGATTGGCGCAGATAAAGTACAAGCTGTAATGATGCCTTATACCTATACAGCCCAAATCAGTGTCGAAGATGCAGCTGAACAGGCGAAAACACTGGGTGTGACTTTCGGTATTGCCGAGATCAACCCGATCGTAAATGGCTTCCTGCAAACGCTGTATCCTTTCTTCGGTGATGCCCCAGTAGATGCGACTGAAGAAAACTTGCAGGCTCGTTCACGCGGTACACTGCTGATGGCATTGTCGAATAAATTTGGCAACTTGGTACTCTCTACGGGCAATAAATCTGAGCTTTCTGTAGGTTATTGCACCCTTTATGGCGATATGGTCGGTGGTTATGCTGTACTGAAAGATGTGTACAAAACCATTGTCTTTGAACTGGCGAAATACCGTAACAGTATTGCAGATAAACCAGTGATTCCTGAGCGTGTAATTACTCGTCCACCTTCAGCAGAACTACGTCCAGATCAGCTTGACCAGGATTCCTTGCCTCCATATGAAGTACTGGACGCGATTCTTTACTCTTATATCGAAGAAGACATGAGCCAGGATGACATCATTGCAAAAGGCTTTGATGCTGAGGTTGTGAAGAAAGTGATTCGTCTGGTTGACATAAATGAATACAAACGTCGTCAAGGTGCGATTGGTCCCCGTATCAGCTCACGTGCTTTTAGTCGCGAACGTCGTTACCCAATCGTGAATGGATGGAAAGCAGGCGTTTAA
- the sdhA gene encoding succinate dehydrogenase flavoprotein subunit — protein sequence MGAINPKEDYTNIPHETFDAVIVGGGGSGMRASYQLAQAGLKVAVLTKVFPTRSHTVAAQGGIGASLGNMQEDNWHYHFYDTVKGSDWLGDQDAIEFMTREAPQVVYELEHLGMPFDRNADGTIYQRPFGGHSANYGEKAVPRACAAADRTGHALLHTLYQSNVKMGTQFFVEWIALDLIRNEAGDVLGVTAIDQETGKIAVFQAKATLFATGGAGRVYRASTNAYINTGDGLGMAARAGIPLQDMEFWQFHPTGVAGAGVLLTEGCRGEGAILRNKDGEPFMERYAPTLKDLAPRDFVSRSMDQEIKEGRGCGPKGDYILLDMTHLGADTIMKRLPSVFEIGKKFANVDITKEPIPVVPTIHYQMGGIPTNIHGQVVVPETRETEALVTHYDKENDVYSTNQDGRNFTKPVKGFYAIGECSCVSVHGANRLGTNSLLDLVVFGKAAGEHIIDYVTKHHGDEYAPLPTTVLEQTVARIRKLDESTAGENAQEVADAIRDIVQDHAGVFRTSALLEEGVKQILAIEPRVRNIHLKDKSKVFNTARIEALEVENLYEVAKATLISAAARKECRGAHTVVDFELPPDHADYPYGRRDDEWMKHTLWFSADNHLEYKPVRYRPLSVEAIPPKPRTF from the coding sequence ATGGGCGCAATTAACCCTAAAGAAGATTACACAAATATTCCACACGAAACTTTCGATGCCGTCATCGTTGGTGGTGGTGGTTCAGGTATGCGTGCATCTTACCAACTTGCTCAAGCGGGTTTAAAAGTTGCAGTACTGACTAAAGTATTCCCAACACGTTCGCACACAGTTGCAGCGCAGGGTGGTATTGGTGCATCTCTTGGTAACATGCAAGAAGATAACTGGCACTACCACTTCTACGACACTGTTAAAGGTTCTGACTGGTTAGGTGACCAAGACGCAATCGAGTTCATGACTCGCGAAGCGCCACAAGTTGTATATGAGCTTGAACACCTAGGTATGCCATTCGACCGTAACGCTGACGGTACAATTTACCAACGTCCATTCGGTGGTCACTCAGCGAACTACGGTGAAAAAGCTGTGCCACGTGCATGTGCTGCTGCCGACCGTACAGGTCACGCACTTCTTCACACGCTTTATCAAAGCAACGTGAAAATGGGTACTCAATTCTTCGTAGAATGGATCGCACTTGATTTGATCCGTAACGAAGCAGGCGATGTACTTGGCGTAACAGCAATTGACCAAGAAACAGGTAAAATTGCAGTATTCCAAGCAAAAGCTACTCTATTTGCTACTGGTGGTGCTGGTCGTGTTTACCGTGCATCTACTAACGCATATATCAACACTGGTGACGGTCTTGGTATGGCGGCGCGTGCAGGTATTCCATTACAAGATATGGAATTCTGGCAGTTCCACCCTACAGGTGTTGCGGGCGCAGGCGTACTGTTAACTGAAGGTTGTCGTGGTGAAGGTGCAATTCTTCGTAACAAAGACGGTGAACCGTTCATGGAACGTTATGCTCCGACTCTGAAAGACTTGGCTCCACGTGACTTCGTATCACGTTCTATGGACCAAGAAATCAAAGAAGGTCGTGGCTGTGGTCCTAAAGGTGATTATATCCTACTTGATATGACTCACTTGGGCGCTGATACGATCATGAAACGTCTTCCCTCTGTATTCGAGATTGGTAAGAAATTCGCGAACGTTGACATCACTAAAGAGCCAATTCCTGTAGTACCAACAATTCATTACCAAATGGGTGGTATTCCTACAAACATTCATGGTCAGGTTGTTGTTCCAGAAACTCGCGAAACTGAAGCGTTGGTTACTCACTACGACAAAGAAAATGATGTTTACTCAACCAACCAAGATGGTCGTAACTTCACTAAACCAGTGAAAGGCTTCTATGCAATTGGTGAGTGTTCATGTGTATCTGTACACGGTGCAAACCGTCTAGGTACAAACTCATTACTTGACCTTGTTGTATTTGGTAAGGCTGCTGGTGAACACATCATCGACTACGTGACTAAACACCACGGTGATGAGTACGCGCCACTTCCTACAACTGTACTTGAGCAAACTGTTGCACGTATTCGTAAACTTGACGAATCTACTGCAGGTGAAAACGCTCAAGAAGTTGCTGATGCAATTCGTGACATCGTTCAAGACCACGCTGGTGTATTCCGTACATCTGCACTGCTTGAAGAAGGTGTTAAACAGATTCTTGCAATTGAACCACGTGTTCGCAACATTCATTTGAAAGACAAATCTAAAGTATTCAACACTGCACGTATTGAAGCTCTAGAAGTTGAGAACTTGTATGAAGTTGCTAAAGCAACACTGATTTCAGCTGCTGCTCGTAAAGAATGTCGTGGTGCGCATACGGTTGTTGACTTCGAGTTACCACCTGATCATGCTGACTACCCATATGGCCGTCGTGATGATGAATGGATGAAGCACACATTATGGTTCTCTGCTGATAACCATCTTGAGTACAAACCAGTACGTTACCGTCCATTATCGGTTGAAGCAATTCCACCTAAACCACGTACATTCTAA
- the gltA gene encoding citrate synthase: protein MSEATGKKAVLQLDGKQIELPIYSGTLGPDVIDVKDVLAAGHFTFDPGFMATASCESKITFIDGNKGVLLHRGYPIDQLATKADYLETCYLLLNGELPTAEQKEEFDAKVRNHTMVHDQVSRFYNGFRRDAHPMAIMVGVVGALSAFYHNNLDIEDVNHREITAIRLIAKIPTLAAWSYKYTVGQPFVYPRNDLSYAENFLYMMFATPADRDYKVNPILAKAMDRIFTLHADHEQNASTSTVRLAGSTGANPYACIAAGISALWGPAHGGANEAVLKMLDEIGSVENVAGFMEKVKTKEVKLMGFGHRVYKNFDPRAKVMKETCDEVLGALGINDPQLALAMELERIALSDEYFIKRNLYPNVDFYSGIILKAIGIPTEMFTVIFALARTVGWISHWLEMHSAPYKIGRPRQLYTGETQRDIAR from the coding sequence ATGTCTGAAGCAACTGGCAAAAAAGCCGTTTTACAGCTTGATGGCAAACAAATTGAACTACCAATTTACAGCGGCACATTGGGCCCAGATGTAATCGACGTTAAAGATGTGTTGGCCGCAGGTCACTTTACTTTTGATCCTGGTTTTATGGCTACTGCTTCTTGCGAGTCTAAAATCACGTTTATCGATGGCAACAAAGGTGTTCTTTTACACCGTGGTTACCCAATCGACCAACTTGCAACTAAAGCTGACTACTTAGAAACTTGCTACTTATTATTAAATGGCGAGCTTCCTACTGCTGAGCAAAAAGAAGAATTCGACGCGAAAGTTCGTAACCACACTATGGTTCACGATCAAGTTAGCCGCTTCTATAACGGTTTCCGTCGTGATGCACACCCTATGGCGATCATGGTTGGTGTTGTTGGTGCGTTATCTGCGTTCTACCACAACAACTTAGACATCGAAGATGTTAACCACCGTGAAATCACTGCGATTCGTTTAATCGCGAAGATCCCTACGCTTGCTGCGTGGAGCTACAAGTACACTGTTGGTCAACCATTCGTTTACCCACGTAATGACTTAAGCTACGCAGAAAACTTCTTGTACATGATGTTTGCAACGCCTGCAGACCGTGATTACAAAGTTAACCCTATTCTTGCTAAAGCAATGGACCGTATCTTTACGCTTCATGCTGACCACGAACAAAACGCATCTACATCTACTGTACGTTTAGCGGGTTCTACTGGTGCTAACCCTTACGCATGTATCGCTGCTGGTATCTCTGCACTTTGGGGTCCTGCGCACGGTGGTGCAAACGAAGCTGTTCTTAAGATGCTTGATGAAATCGGCTCTGTTGAGAACGTAGCTGGCTTCATGGAAAAAGTGAAAACTAAAGAAGTTAAACTTATGGGCTTCGGTCACCGAGTTTACAAAAACTTCGATCCACGTGCGAAAGTCATGAAAGAAACTTGTGACGAAGTACTTGGTGCACTTGGCATCAATGATCCACAGCTTGCACTTGCTATGGAACTTGAGCGTATCGCACTTTCTGACGAATACTTCATCAAGCGTAACCTTTACCCGAACGTAGACTTCTACTCAGGTATCATCCTTAAAGCGATTGGTATCCCAACAGAAATGTTTACTGTAATCTTCGCTCTTGCACGTACAGTTGGCTGGATCAGCCACTGGTTAGAAATGCACAGCGCACCTTACAAAATCGGTCGTCCTCGTCAGCTTTACACTGGCGAAACTCAACGCGATATCGCTCGTTAA
- the sdhD gene encoding succinate dehydrogenase, hydrophobic membrane anchor protein encodes MKSATGLTGSGSRDWFLQRVSAVVLAVYTVVVLGWILCNGGFNFEQWYGFMMTTPMKIMSLLAVFSLVAHAWIGMWQVFTDYVTTRQMGPSASGLRLVLTSAVIIAVLAYAIWAIQIFWA; translated from the coding sequence ATGAAAAGTGCTACTGGTTTAACAGGTTCAGGTTCTCGCGATTGGTTTCTTCAACGTGTAAGTGCGGTTGTACTCGCTGTATATACAGTTGTGGTTTTAGGTTGGATCCTTTGTAACGGTGGTTTCAACTTTGAACAGTGGTACGGCTTTATGATGACGACTCCAATGAAGATTATGTCTTTATTGGCAGTATTCTCACTTGTTGCACATGCATGGATTGGCATGTGGCAAGTATTCACGGATTACGTGACTACTCGTCAAATGGGTCCATCAGCATCAGGTTTACGCCTTGTACTGACTTCAGCAGTGATTATTGCTGTATTGGCATATGCAATCTGGGCTATCCAGATTTTCTGGGCTTGA
- a CDS encoding succinate dehydrogenase iron-sulfur subunit: protein MSRGTRTFNIYRYDPDKDAAPYMQTFKLELTDKHRMLLDALLALKVQDESLTFRRSCREGICGSDGVNINGKNGLACLWNLNDLPETITIRPLPGLPVIKDLVVDMNQFYDQYNKIHPFLINNQPAPPKERLQSPEEREHLDGLYECILCACCSTSCPSFWWNPDKFLGPSALLNAYRFIIDSRDSATQERLARLDDPFSLFRCKGIMNCVSVCPKGLNPTKAIGHIRNMLLDMAG from the coding sequence ATGAGTAGAGGTACTCGTACATTTAATATCTACCGCTACGATCCTGATAAGGATGCAGCACCGTACATGCAAACTTTTAAACTGGAATTGACTGACAAGCACCGTATGTTGCTTGATGCACTTCTAGCATTAAAAGTACAAGACGAATCTTTAACGTTCCGTCGTTCATGTCGTGAAGGTATTTGTGGTTCTGATGGTGTAAACATCAATGGTAAAAACGGTCTTGCATGTCTGTGGAACCTGAATGATTTACCAGAAACAATCACAATTCGTCCGCTTCCAGGTCTTCCAGTCATTAAAGACCTTGTTGTAGACATGAACCAGTTCTACGATCAGTACAACAAGATTCATCCGTTCTTGATCAACAACCAGCCTGCGCCGCCGAAAGAGCGTCTGCAGTCTCCTGAAGAACGTGAACATCTTGATGGTCTGTACGAATGTATTCTTTGTGCATGCTGTTCAACTTCATGTCCGTCATTCTGGTGGAACCCAGACAAATTCTTGGGTCCTTCAGCATTGTTGAATGCTTACCGCTTCATCATTGACTCACGTGATTCAGCAACTCAAGAGCGCTTGGCTCGTCTTGACGACCCATTCTCGCTGTTCCGTTGTAAAGGTATCATGAACTGTGTATCTGTATGTCCTAAAGGCTTGAACCCTACTAAAGCAATCGGTCACATCCGTAACATGCTTTTAGATATGGCTGGCTAA
- a CDS encoding IS30 family transposase, with translation MKQYTQLSQDERYEIYAALKSKSSISTLARELGRSRSTLYREIKRNTGKRGYRAQQAEKFSSQRRYRSSSQMTDFALVYIRYLIGLDWSPEQISGALTQRGWLDVPSHEWIYQYVYLDKSKGGKLHLHLRHQKKYRKRGYKNTDRRGQLVDRTSIHCRDEVVEKRQRLGDFEGDTVIGKNHKGALLTLVERKSLYVHIVHLGQTRTTTKTISCALACLRSSHAYSVTFDNGKEFSEHRRITEAGIETYFADPYKSIQRARNENTNGLIRQYLPKSSSFDEVSNEQIEQIEFALNHRPRKTLGWYTPSEVMAGFYTVALAA, from the coding sequence ATGAAGCAATACACCCAACTTTCTCAAGATGAAAGATACGAAATTTATGCTGCTTTGAAAAGCAAATCTTCAATCTCTACCCTTGCCAGGGAGCTTGGACGTTCTCGATCAACCCTTTATCGTGAGATCAAAAGAAATACTGGAAAACGTGGATATCGAGCTCAACAGGCAGAGAAATTTTCAAGTCAAAGACGATATCGATCCTCTTCACAAATGACAGATTTTGCTCTCGTTTATATTCGTTATCTGATTGGCTTAGATTGGTCTCCTGAGCAAATTTCAGGTGCTTTAACACAACGAGGTTGGCTTGATGTGCCTTCACATGAATGGATTTATCAGTATGTTTATCTAGATAAATCTAAAGGTGGTAAGCTCCACCTTCATTTAAGGCATCAAAAGAAATATCGTAAACGAGGTTATAAAAATACAGACCGTAGAGGCCAACTCGTTGATAGAACAAGTATTCACTGTCGCGATGAGGTCGTCGAGAAACGTCAACGCCTAGGTGATTTTGAAGGTGATACCGTGATAGGCAAGAATCACAAGGGGGCATTATTAACTCTGGTTGAGCGCAAAAGCTTGTATGTACATATCGTTCATTTGGGACAAACTAGAACCACAACTAAAACGATTTCGTGTGCTTTAGCATGTTTGCGCAGCAGTCATGCCTACAGTGTAACCTTTGATAATGGTAAGGAGTTCTCCGAGCACCGGCGGATAACGGAAGCAGGGATAGAGACGTACTTTGCAGATCCATACAAGTCGATTCAACGAGCCAGAAATGAAAATACCAATGGTCTGATCAGGCAATATCTGCCAAAATCATCTTCGTTTGATGAAGTGTCAAATGAACAAATAGAGCAGATAGAATTTGCTCTCAATCATCGCCCTAGAAAAACACTAGGCTGGTATACGCCTAGTGAAGTTATGGCTGGTTTTTATACTGTTGCACTTGCTGCTTGA
- a CDS encoding universal stress protein, which translates to MAFQHILVPIDGSETSYAAVDQAVQLAKTFNGKITVVQVMTLDPYIAAEYITAAQTNDLIERARTAIQQNLDEAKKRFETAGVQVDTQLLEGQVVNTEITKAAKTLGADLIVIGSHGRTGFKKFFLGSVAQSILGQSDVPVMVVRGKA; encoded by the coding sequence ATGGCTTTTCAACATATTTTAGTTCCAATTGATGGTTCAGAAACCTCTTATGCTGCTGTAGATCAGGCAGTACAATTGGCGAAGACTTTTAACGGTAAAATCACTGTAGTTCAGGTGATGACTTTAGACCCTTATATTGCGGCTGAATACATTACCGCAGCACAAACCAATGATTTAATTGAACGTGCACGTACTGCAATCCAGCAAAACCTGGATGAAGCGAAAAAACGTTTTGAGACAGCTGGTGTACAGGTAGATACCCAGTTACTTGAAGGTCAGGTGGTGAATACCGAGATTACCAAAGCAGCCAAAACTTTAGGTGCTGATCTGATTGTGATTGGCTCGCATGGCCGTACTGGCTTCAAGAAATTCTTCCTTGGCAGCGTAGCTCAAAGCATTCTGGGACAGTCCGATGTTCCAGTAATGGTGGTGCGGGGCAAAGCATAA
- a CDS encoding MGMT family protein — MSAKPSNELAWMILSVIAFIPQGKVASYGQIAQLAGLPRHARLVGRVLRDMDESSDLPWHRVINSQGKISVHKLDEQGMNIQAAKLMQEGIAVIGDKINLKLYRWDGTIQ, encoded by the coding sequence ATGTCAGCCAAACCCAGTAATGAACTTGCCTGGATGATTCTGAGTGTGATTGCATTCATCCCGCAAGGGAAAGTCGCCAGTTATGGTCAGATTGCCCAACTTGCAGGATTACCAAGACATGCACGTCTGGTTGGACGGGTACTGAGAGATATGGATGAATCATCTGACCTGCCTTGGCATCGCGTCATTAATTCGCAGGGTAAAATCAGTGTGCATAAACTGGATGAGCAGGGGATGAATATTCAGGCAGCGAAATTGATGCAGGAAGGGATTGCAGTCATTGGAGATAAGATTAATCTGAAACTGTACCGATGGGATGGCACGATTCAATAA